One window of Watersipora subatra chromosome 3, tzWatSuba1.1, whole genome shotgun sequence genomic DNA carries:
- the LOC137390547 gene encoding uncharacterized protein, translating into MFRISEFLLPKLLQQIILHTQPLTSYLRSLTQRPTSYLHSLTQPLTSYLHSVTQPPTSYLHSLTQPPTSYLLTYPTTHIISTLSYPTTHIISTLTYPTTHIISTLSYPTTHIISALTYPTTHIISTLTYPTTHIISTLSYPTTHIISTLSYPTTHIISTLTYPTAHIISTLTYPTTHIISTLSYPTTHIISTLTYPTTHIISTLTYPTTHIISTLTYPTTHIISTLSYPTTHIISTLTYPTTHIISTLTYPTTHIISTLTYPTTHIISTLTYPTTHIISTLSYPTTHIISTLTYPTAHIISTLTYPTTHIISTLTYQTTHIISTLTYPTTHIIFAPHKTSH; encoded by the coding sequence ATGTTCCGTATTTCTGAATTTCTGCTGCCTAAATTACTTCAACAGATTATCCTGCATACCCAACCACTCACATCATATCTACGTTCACTTACCCAACGACCCACATCATATCTACACTCACTTACCCAACCACTCACATCATATCTACACTCAGTTACCCAACCACCCACATCATATCTACACTCACTTACCCAACCGCCCACATCATATCTACTCACTTACCCAACCACTCACATCATATCTACACTCAGTTACCCAACCACCCACATCATATCTACACTCACTTACCCAACCACTCACATCATATCTACACTCAGTTACCCAACCACTCACATCATATCTGCACTCACTTACCCAACCACTCACATCATATCTACACTCACTTACCCAACCACTCACATCATATCTACACTCAGTTACCCAACCACTCACATCATATCTACACTCAGTTACCCAACCACCCACATCATATCTACACTCACTTACCCAACCGCCCACATCATATCTACACTCACTTACCCAACCACTCACATCATATCTACACTCAGTTACCCAACCACCCACATCATATCTACACTCACTTACCCAACCACCCACATCATATCTACACTCACTTACCCAACCACTCACATCATATCTACACTCACTTACCCAACCACTCACATCATATCTACACTCAGTTACCCAACCACCCACATCATATCTACACTCACTTACCCAACCACTCACATCATATCTACACTCACTTACCCAACCACTCACATCATATCTACACTCACTTACCCAACCACCCACATCATATCTACACTCACTTACCCAACCACTCACATCATATCTACACTCAGTTACCCAACCACCCACATCATATCTACACTCACTTACCCAACCGCCCACATCATATCTACACTCACTTACCCAACCACCCACATCATATCTACACTCACTTACCAAACGACCCACATCATATCTACGCTCACTTACCCAACCACCCACATCATATTTGCACCCCACAAGACAAGTCACTGA